A single genomic interval of Theropithecus gelada isolate Dixy chromosome 16, Tgel_1.0, whole genome shotgun sequence harbors:
- the FLII gene encoding protein flightless-1 homolog isoform X4, translating to MEATGVLPFVRGVDLSGNDFKGGYFPENVKAMTSLRWLKLNRTGLCYLPEELAALQKLEHLSVSHNNLTTLHGELSSLPSLRAIVARANCLKNSGVPDDIFKLDDLSVLDLSHNQLTECPRELENAKNMLVLNLSHNSIDTIPNQLFINLTDLLYLDLSENRLESLPPQMRRLVHLQTLVLNGNPLLHAQLRQLPAMTALQTLHLRSTQRTQSNLPTSLEGLSNLADVDLSCNDLTRVPECLYTLPSLRRLNLSSNQITELSLCIDQWVHVETLNLSRNQLTSLPSAICKLSKLKKLYLNSNKLDFDGLPSGIGKLANLEEFMAASNNLELIPESLCRCPKLRRLVLNKNRLVTLPEAIHFLTEIEVLDVRENPNLVMPPKPADRAAEWYNIDFSLQNQLRLAGASPATVAAAAAAGSGPKDPMARKMRLRRRKDSAQDDQAKQVLKGMSDVAQEKNKKQEESADARAPGGKVRRWDQGLEKPRLDYSEFFTEDVGQLPGLTIWQIENFVPVLVEEAFHGKFYEADCYIVLKTFLDDSGSLNWEIYYWIGGEATLDKKACSAIHAVNLRNYLGAECRTVREEMGDESEEFLQVFDNDISYIEGGTASGFYTVEDTHYVTRMYRVYGKKNIKLEPVPLKGASLDPRFVFLLDRGLDIYVWRGAQATLSSTTKARLFAEKINKNERKGKAEITLLVQGQELPEFWEALGGEPSEIKKHVPDDFWPPQPKLYKVGLGLGYLELPQINYKLSVEHKQRPKVELMPRMRLLQSLLDTRCVYILDCWSDVFIWLGRKSPRLVRAAALKLGQELCGMLHRPRHATVSRSLEGTEAQVFKAKFKNWDDVLTVDYTRNAEAVLQSPGLSGKVKRDAEKKDQMKADLTALFLPRQPPMSLAEAEQLMEEWNEDLDGMEGFVLEGKKFARLPEEEFGHFYTQDCYVFLCRYWVPVEYEEEEKKEDKEEEKAEGKEGEEATAEAEEKQPEEDFQCIVYFWQGREASNMGWLTFTFSLQKKFESLFPGKLEVVRMTQQQENPKFLSHFKRKFIIHRGKRKAAQGTQQPSLYQIRTNGSALCTRCIQINTDSSLLNSEFCFILKVPFESDDNQGIVYAWVGRASDPDEAKLAEDILNTMFDTSYSKQVINEGEEPENFFWVGIGAQKPYDDDAEYMKHTRLFRCSNEKGYFAVTEKCSDFCQDDLADDDIMLLDNGQEVYMWVGTQTSQVEIKLSLKACQVSWVEGGPRWACGQGGVITQGSLSPYQVYIQHMRSKEHERPRRLRLVRKGNEQHAFTRCFHAWSAFRKTLA from the exons ATGGAGGCCACCGGGGTGCTGCCGTTCGTGCGTGGCGTGGACCTCAGCGGCAACGACTTCAAG GGCGGCTACTTCCCTGAGAATGTCAAGGCCATGACCAGCCTGCGATGGCTGAAGCTGAACCGCACTGGCCTCTGCTACCTGCCCGAGGAACTGGCTGCCCTGCAGAAGCTG GAACACTTGTCTGTGAGCCACAACAACCTGACCACGCTTCACGGGGAACTGTCCAGCCTGCCGTCACTGCGC GCCATCGTGGCCCGAGCCAACTGTCTGAAGAATTCCGGAGTCCCCGATGACATCTTCAAGCTAGATGACCTCTCAGTCCTG GACTTGAGCCACAACCAGCTGACGGAGTGCCCGCGGGAGCTGGAGAACGCCAAGAACATGCTGGTGCTGAACCTCAGCCACAACAG TATCGACACCATCCCCAACCAGCTCTTCATCAACCTCACCGACCTGCTGTACCTGGACCTCAGCGAGAACCGCCTGGAGAGCCTGCCCCCGCAGATGCGCCGCCTGGTGCACCTGCAGACGCTCGTGCTCAATGGGAACCCTCTGCTGCATGCACAGCTCCG GCAGCTCCCAGCGATGACCGCCCTACAGACCCTGCACCTGCGGAGCACCCAGCGCACCCAGAGTAACCTCCCCACCAGCCTCGAGGGTCTGAGCAACCTCGCAG ATGTGGACCTGTCCTGCAACGACCTGACGCGGGTGCCTGAGTGCCTGTACACCCTCCCCAGCCTGCGCCGCCTCAACCTCAGCAGCAACCAGATCACAGAGCTGTCCCTGTGCATAGACCAGTGGGTGCACGTGGAAACTCTGAACCTGTCCCGAAATCAGCTCACCTCACTGCCC TCGGCCATTTGCAAGCTGAGCAAGCTGAAGAAGCTGTACCTGAACTCCAACAAGCTGGACTTTGACGGGCTGCCCTCGGGCATCGGCAAGCTCGCCAACCTGGAGGAGTTCATGGCTGCCAGCAACAACCTGGAGCTGATCCCTGAGAGTCTCTGCAg GTGCCCAAAGCTGAGGAGACTTGTCCTGAACAAGAACCGCCTGGTGACCCTCCCAGAAGCCATCCATTTCCTGACGGAGATTGAG GTCCTGGATGTGCGGGAGAACCCCAACCTGGTCATGCCGCCCAAGCCCGCGGACCGTGCCGCTGAGTGGTACAACATCGACTTCTCGCTGCAGAACCAGCTGCGGCTGGCAGGTGCCTCCCCTGCTACCGTGGCCGCGGCTGCAGCTG CAGGGAGTGGGCCCAAGGACCCTATGGCTCGCAAGATGCGGCTGCGGAGGCGCAAGGACTCAGCCCAGGATGACCAGGCCAAGCAGGTGCTGAAAGGCATGTCAGATGTTGCCCAGGAGAAGAACAAAAAGCAGGAG GAGAGCGCAGATGCCCGGGCCCCCGGCGGGAAGGTGCGGCGCTGGGACCAGGGCCTGGAGAAGCCACGCCTTGACTACTCCGAGTTCTTCACGGAGGATGTGGGCCAGCTTCCCGGCCTGACCATCTGGCAGATCGAGAACTTCGTGCCTGTGCTAGTGGAGGAAGCCTTCCACGGCAAGTTCTACGAGGCTGACTGCTACATCGTGCTCAAG ACCTTTCTGGATGACAGCGGCTCCCTCAACTGGGAGATCTACTACTGGATTGGCGGGGAGGCCACACTTGACAAGAAAGCTTGCTCTGCCATCCACGCTGTCAACTTGCGCAACTACCTGGGTGCCGAGTGCCGCACTGTCCGGGAGGAGATGGGCGATGAGAGCGAGGAGTTCCTGCAG GTGTTTGACAACGACATCTCCTACATTGAGGGTGGAACAGCCAGTGGCTTCTACACCGTGGAAGACACGCACTACGTCACCAG GATGTATCGTGTGTATGGGAAAAAGAACATCAAGTTGGAACCTGTGCCCCTCAAGGGAGCCTCTCTGGACCCAAG GTTTGTTTTCCTTCTGGACCGAGGGCTAGACATCTACGTGTGGCGGGGGGCCCAGGCCACACTGAGCAGCACCACCAAGGCCAG GCTCTTTgcagagaaaattaacaagaatgaGCGGAAAGGGAAggccgagatcacactgctggTGCAGGGCCAGGagctcccagagttctgggaggCACTGGGTGGGGAGCCCTCTGAGATCAAGAAGCACGTGCCTGATGACTTCTGGCCGCCCCAGCCCAAGCTGTACAAG GTGGGCCTGGGCTTGGGCTACCTGGAGCTGCCGCAGATCAACTACAAGCTCTCCGTGGAACATAAGCAGCGTCCCAAGGTGGAGCTGATGCCAAGAATGCGGCTG CTGCAGAGTCTGCTGGACACACGCTGCGTGTACATTCTGGACTGTTGGTCTGACGTATTCATCTGGCTCGGCCGCAAGTCCCCGCGCCTGGTGCGCGCTGCTGCCCTCAAGCTGGGTCAGGAGCTGTGCGGGATGCTGCACCGGCCACGCCATGCCACGGTCAGCCGCAGCCTGGAGGGCACCGAGGCGCAG GTGTTCAAGGCCAAGTTCAAGAATTGGGACGACGTGTTGACGGTGGACTACACGCGCAACGCGGAGGCCGTGCTGCAGAGCCCGGGTCTCTCTGGGAAGGTGAAACGCGACGCCGAGAAGAAAGACCAGATGAAGGCTGACCTCACTGCGCTCTTCCTGCCGCGGCAGCCGCCCATGTCGCTGGCGGAG GCAGAGCAGCTGATGGAGGAGTGGAACGAAGACCTAGACGGCATGGAGGGTTTCGTGCTGGAGGGCAAGAAGTTTGCACGGCTGCCGGAAGAGGAGTTTGGCCACTTCTATACGCAGGACTGCTACGTCTTCCTCTGCAG GTACTGGGTGCCCGTGGAGtatgaggaggaggaaaaaaaggaagacaaggaggaggagaaggccgAGGGCAAAGAAGGCGAGGAGGCAACAGCTGAGGCAGAGGAGAAGCAGCCAGAGGAGGACTTCCAGTGCATTGTGTACTTCTGGCAGGGCCGCGAAGCCTCCAACATGGGCTGGCTCACCTTCACCTTCAGCCTGCAGAAGAAGTTCGAGAGCCTCTTCCCTGGGAAGCTGGAG GTGGTACGCATGACGCAGCAGCAGGAGAACCCCAAGTTTCTGTCCCATTTCAAGAGGAAGTTCATCATCCACCGGGGCAAGAGGAAGGCGGCCCAGGGCACCCAGCAGCCCAGCCTCTACCAGATCCGCACCAACGGCAGCGCCCTCTGCACCCG GTGCATCCAGATCAACACTGACTCCAGTCTTCTCAACTCCGAGTTCTGCTTCATCCTCAAG GTTCCCTTTGAGAGTGACGACAACCAGGGCATCGTGTATGCCTGGGTGGGCCGGGCATCAGACCCTGACGAAGCCAAGTTGGCAGAAGACATCCTGAACACCATGTTTGACACCTCCTACAGCAAGCAG GTTATCAACGAAGGCGAGGAGCCTGAGAACTTCTTCTGGGTGGGCATTGGGGCACAGAAGCCCTATGACGACGATGCCGAGTACATGAAGCACACACGGCTCTTCCG GTGCTCCAACGAGAAGGGCTACTTCGCAGTGACTGAGAAATGCTCCGATTTTTGTCAAGATGACCTGGCAGATGATGACATCATGTTGCTAGACAACGGCCAAGAG GTCTACATGTGGGTGGGGACCCAGACTAGCCAGGTGGAGATCAAGCTGAGCCTGAAGGCCTGCCAGGTAAGCTGGGTGGAGGGAGGGCCGAGGTGGGCCTGTGGGCAGGGCGGGGTCATCACCCAAGGCTCGCTGTCCCCTTACCAGGTGTATATCCAGCACATGCGGTCCAAGGAACATGAGCGGCCGCGCCGGCTGCGCCTGGTCCGCAAGGGCAACGAGCAGCACGCCTTTACCCGCTGCTTCCATGCCTGGAGTGCCTTCCGCAAGACCCTGGCCTAA
- the FLII gene encoding protein flightless-1 homolog isoform X6 yields the protein MEATGVLPFVRGVDLSGNDFKGGYFPENVKAMTSLRWLKLNRTGLCYLPEELAALQKLEHLSVSHNNLTTLHGELSSLPSLRAIVARANCLKNSGVPDDIFKLDDLSVLDLSHNQLTECPRELENAKNMLVLNLSHNSIDTIPNQLFINLTDLLYLDLSENRLESLPPQMRRLVHLQTLVLNGNPLLHAQLRQLPAMTALQTLHLRSTQRTQSNLPTSLEGLSNLADVDLSCNDLTRVPECLYTLPSLRRLNLSSNQITELSLCIDQWVHVETLNLSRNQLTSLPSAICKLSKLKKLYLNSNKLDFDGLPSGIGKLANLEEFMAASNNLELIPESLCRCPKLRRLVLNKNRLVTLPEAIHFLTEIEVLDVRENPNLVMPPKPADRAAEWYNIDFSLQNQLRLAGASPATVAAAAAGSGPKDPMARKMRLRRRKDSAQDDQAKQVLKGMSDVAQEKNKKQEESADARAPGGKVRRWDQGLEKPRLDYSEFFTEDVGQLPGLTIWQIENFVPVLVEEAFHGKFYEADCYIVLKTFLDDSGSLNWEIYYWIGGEATLDKKACSAIHAVNLRNYLGAECRTVREEMGDESEEFLQVFDNDISYIEGGTASGFYTVEDTHYVTRMYRVYGKKNIKLEPVPLKGASLDPRFVFLLDRGLDIYVWRGAQATLSSTTKARLFAEKINKNERKGKAEITLLVQGQELPEFWEALGGEPSEIKKHVPDDFWPPQPKLYKVGLGLGYLELPQINYKLSVEHKQRPKVELMPRMRLLQSLLDTRCVYILDCWSDVFIWLGRKSPRLVRAAALKLGQELCGMLHRPRHATVSRSLEGTEAQVFKAKFKNWDDVLTVDYTRNAEAVLQSPGLSGKVKRDAEKKDQMKADLTALFLPRQPPMSLAEAEQLMEEWNEDLDGMEGFVLEGKKFARLPEEEFGHFYTQDCYVFLCRYWVPVEYEEEEKKEDKEEEKAEGKEGEEATAEAEEKQPEEDFQCIVYFWQGREASNMGWLTFTFSLQKKFESLFPGKLEVVRMTQQQENPKFLSHFKRKFIIHRGKRKAAQGTQQPSLYQIRTNGSALCTRCIQINTDSSLLNSEFCFILKVPFESDDNQGIVYAWVGRASDPDEAKLAEDILNTMFDTSYSKQVINEGEEPENFFWVGIGAQKPYDDDAEYMKHTRLFRCSNEKGYFAVTEKCSDFCQDDLADDDIMLLDNGQEVYMWVGTQTSQVEIKLSLKACQVYIQHMRSKEHERPRRLRLVRKGNEQHAFTRCFHAWSAFRKTLA from the exons ATGGAGGCCACCGGGGTGCTGCCGTTCGTGCGTGGCGTGGACCTCAGCGGCAACGACTTCAAG GGCGGCTACTTCCCTGAGAATGTCAAGGCCATGACCAGCCTGCGATGGCTGAAGCTGAACCGCACTGGCCTCTGCTACCTGCCCGAGGAACTGGCTGCCCTGCAGAAGCTG GAACACTTGTCTGTGAGCCACAACAACCTGACCACGCTTCACGGGGAACTGTCCAGCCTGCCGTCACTGCGC GCCATCGTGGCCCGAGCCAACTGTCTGAAGAATTCCGGAGTCCCCGATGACATCTTCAAGCTAGATGACCTCTCAGTCCTG GACTTGAGCCACAACCAGCTGACGGAGTGCCCGCGGGAGCTGGAGAACGCCAAGAACATGCTGGTGCTGAACCTCAGCCACAACAG TATCGACACCATCCCCAACCAGCTCTTCATCAACCTCACCGACCTGCTGTACCTGGACCTCAGCGAGAACCGCCTGGAGAGCCTGCCCCCGCAGATGCGCCGCCTGGTGCACCTGCAGACGCTCGTGCTCAATGGGAACCCTCTGCTGCATGCACAGCTCCG GCAGCTCCCAGCGATGACCGCCCTACAGACCCTGCACCTGCGGAGCACCCAGCGCACCCAGAGTAACCTCCCCACCAGCCTCGAGGGTCTGAGCAACCTCGCAG ATGTGGACCTGTCCTGCAACGACCTGACGCGGGTGCCTGAGTGCCTGTACACCCTCCCCAGCCTGCGCCGCCTCAACCTCAGCAGCAACCAGATCACAGAGCTGTCCCTGTGCATAGACCAGTGGGTGCACGTGGAAACTCTGAACCTGTCCCGAAATCAGCTCACCTCACTGCCC TCGGCCATTTGCAAGCTGAGCAAGCTGAAGAAGCTGTACCTGAACTCCAACAAGCTGGACTTTGACGGGCTGCCCTCGGGCATCGGCAAGCTCGCCAACCTGGAGGAGTTCATGGCTGCCAGCAACAACCTGGAGCTGATCCCTGAGAGTCTCTGCAg GTGCCCAAAGCTGAGGAGACTTGTCCTGAACAAGAACCGCCTGGTGACCCTCCCAGAAGCCATCCATTTCCTGACGGAGATTGAG GTCCTGGATGTGCGGGAGAACCCCAACCTGGTCATGCCGCCCAAGCCCGCGGACCGTGCCGCTGAGTGGTACAACATCGACTTCTCGCTGCAGAACCAGCTGCGGCTGGCAGGTGCCTCCCCTGCTACCGTGGCCGCGGCTGCAGCTG GGAGTGGGCCCAAGGACCCTATGGCTCGCAAGATGCGGCTGCGGAGGCGCAAGGACTCAGCCCAGGATGACCAGGCCAAGCAGGTGCTGAAAGGCATGTCAGATGTTGCCCAGGAGAAGAACAAAAAGCAGGAG GAGAGCGCAGATGCCCGGGCCCCCGGCGGGAAGGTGCGGCGCTGGGACCAGGGCCTGGAGAAGCCACGCCTTGACTACTCCGAGTTCTTCACGGAGGATGTGGGCCAGCTTCCCGGCCTGACCATCTGGCAGATCGAGAACTTCGTGCCTGTGCTAGTGGAGGAAGCCTTCCACGGCAAGTTCTACGAGGCTGACTGCTACATCGTGCTCAAG ACCTTTCTGGATGACAGCGGCTCCCTCAACTGGGAGATCTACTACTGGATTGGCGGGGAGGCCACACTTGACAAGAAAGCTTGCTCTGCCATCCACGCTGTCAACTTGCGCAACTACCTGGGTGCCGAGTGCCGCACTGTCCGGGAGGAGATGGGCGATGAGAGCGAGGAGTTCCTGCAG GTGTTTGACAACGACATCTCCTACATTGAGGGTGGAACAGCCAGTGGCTTCTACACCGTGGAAGACACGCACTACGTCACCAG GATGTATCGTGTGTATGGGAAAAAGAACATCAAGTTGGAACCTGTGCCCCTCAAGGGAGCCTCTCTGGACCCAAG GTTTGTTTTCCTTCTGGACCGAGGGCTAGACATCTACGTGTGGCGGGGGGCCCAGGCCACACTGAGCAGCACCACCAAGGCCAG GCTCTTTgcagagaaaattaacaagaatgaGCGGAAAGGGAAggccgagatcacactgctggTGCAGGGCCAGGagctcccagagttctgggaggCACTGGGTGGGGAGCCCTCTGAGATCAAGAAGCACGTGCCTGATGACTTCTGGCCGCCCCAGCCCAAGCTGTACAAG GTGGGCCTGGGCTTGGGCTACCTGGAGCTGCCGCAGATCAACTACAAGCTCTCCGTGGAACATAAGCAGCGTCCCAAGGTGGAGCTGATGCCAAGAATGCGGCTG CTGCAGAGTCTGCTGGACACACGCTGCGTGTACATTCTGGACTGTTGGTCTGACGTATTCATCTGGCTCGGCCGCAAGTCCCCGCGCCTGGTGCGCGCTGCTGCCCTCAAGCTGGGTCAGGAGCTGTGCGGGATGCTGCACCGGCCACGCCATGCCACGGTCAGCCGCAGCCTGGAGGGCACCGAGGCGCAG GTGTTCAAGGCCAAGTTCAAGAATTGGGACGACGTGTTGACGGTGGACTACACGCGCAACGCGGAGGCCGTGCTGCAGAGCCCGGGTCTCTCTGGGAAGGTGAAACGCGACGCCGAGAAGAAAGACCAGATGAAGGCTGACCTCACTGCGCTCTTCCTGCCGCGGCAGCCGCCCATGTCGCTGGCGGAG GCAGAGCAGCTGATGGAGGAGTGGAACGAAGACCTAGACGGCATGGAGGGTTTCGTGCTGGAGGGCAAGAAGTTTGCACGGCTGCCGGAAGAGGAGTTTGGCCACTTCTATACGCAGGACTGCTACGTCTTCCTCTGCAG GTACTGGGTGCCCGTGGAGtatgaggaggaggaaaaaaaggaagacaaggaggaggagaaggccgAGGGCAAAGAAGGCGAGGAGGCAACAGCTGAGGCAGAGGAGAAGCAGCCAGAGGAGGACTTCCAGTGCATTGTGTACTTCTGGCAGGGCCGCGAAGCCTCCAACATGGGCTGGCTCACCTTCACCTTCAGCCTGCAGAAGAAGTTCGAGAGCCTCTTCCCTGGGAAGCTGGAG GTGGTACGCATGACGCAGCAGCAGGAGAACCCCAAGTTTCTGTCCCATTTCAAGAGGAAGTTCATCATCCACCGGGGCAAGAGGAAGGCGGCCCAGGGCACCCAGCAGCCCAGCCTCTACCAGATCCGCACCAACGGCAGCGCCCTCTGCACCCG GTGCATCCAGATCAACACTGACTCCAGTCTTCTCAACTCCGAGTTCTGCTTCATCCTCAAG GTTCCCTTTGAGAGTGACGACAACCAGGGCATCGTGTATGCCTGGGTGGGCCGGGCATCAGACCCTGACGAAGCCAAGTTGGCAGAAGACATCCTGAACACCATGTTTGACACCTCCTACAGCAAGCAG GTTATCAACGAAGGCGAGGAGCCTGAGAACTTCTTCTGGGTGGGCATTGGGGCACAGAAGCCCTATGACGACGATGCCGAGTACATGAAGCACACACGGCTCTTCCG GTGCTCCAACGAGAAGGGCTACTTCGCAGTGACTGAGAAATGCTCCGATTTTTGTCAAGATGACCTGGCAGATGATGACATCATGTTGCTAGACAACGGCCAAGAG GTCTACATGTGGGTGGGGACCCAGACTAGCCAGGTGGAGATCAAGCTGAGCCTGAAGGCCTGCCAG GTGTATATCCAGCACATGCGGTCCAAGGAACATGAGCGGCCGCGCCGGCTGCGCCTGGTCCGCAAGGGCAACGAGCAGCACGCCTTTACCCGCTGCTTCCATGCCTGGAGTGCCTTCCGCAAGACCCTGGCCTAA